From Scomber japonicus isolate fScoJap1 chromosome 22, fScoJap1.pri, whole genome shotgun sequence, one genomic window encodes:
- the LOC128383789 gene encoding M1-specific T cell receptor beta chain-like, with the protein MTSPKLVCYLTCLFLGEIAQMTDLKFSSSVRQDKGFVSVNTGDSLTLQCFYEGDVAARFYWYKQTPGQIPKLISTFYKYERNGTFHNELKNNPRFTLDTEIGRNHLKITDLQISDSATYFCASSYSYKFEFAEGITVSVKGSGLNIQALVYQSASESIQPGGSVTLNCTVHTGTCDDGEHSVYWFKNSEESHPGLIYTHGGRNDQCKRNTNTQTDTCVYNLPMKSLNLSHAGTYYCAVASCGQILFGDGTKLDVEHEVDSLVLVYFLSGALAFTTILVVLLAFSVCVIIKRNSCQCKESNARFSASSTINAEGHQNEENIHYAALKEHKVNRSRKQKDNTNTECVYSSVKQ; encoded by the exons ATGACATCTCCAAAGTTGGTTTGCTATCTGACGTGTCTGTTCTTGGGGGAAATAG CTCAGATGACTGATCTGAAATTCTCCTCATCTGTCCGTCAAGACAAAGGTTTTGTGTCTGTTAATACCGGGGACAGCTTGACTTTACAATGTTTCTATGAAGGTGATGTTGCAGCAAGGTTTTACTGGTATAAGCAAACTCCCGGACAGATCCCTAAGCTCATCTCTACCTTTTACAAATACGAAAGAAATGGCACTTTTCATAATGAATTGAAGAACAATCCACGTTTCACACTGGATACTGAAATTGGTAGAAATCACTTGAAGATCACAGATTTGCAGATTTCCGACTCAGCTACTTACTTCTGTGCCAGCAGCTATTCATACAAGTTTGAATTTGCAGAAGGCATAACAGTCAGTGTTAAGGGTTCAGGTTTGAACATCCAAGCTTTGGTGTATCAGTCGGCATCTGAGAGCATCCAGCCAGGaggctctgtgactctgaactgtacagtacacactgggACCTGTGATGATGGAGAACACAGTGTTTACTGGTTCAAAAACTCTGAAGAATCTCATCCaggactcatttacacacatggagGCAGGAATGATCAGTGTAAGAggaacaccaacacacaaacagacacctGTGTCTACAACTTGccgatgaagagtctgaatctTTCTCATGCTGGGACCTACTACTGTGCTGTTGCCTCATGTGGACAGATACTGTTTGGAGACGGGACCAAGCTGGATGTTGAGC ATGAGGTAGACTCTCTTGTCTTGGTGTATTTCTTGAGTGGAGCTTTAGCATTCACCACCATCCTGGTTGTTTTACTGGCTTTCTCAGTTTGTGTTATCATCAAAAGAAACAGCTGCCAGTGCAAAG AGTCTAATGCAAGATTTTCAGCTTCCTCAACAATAAATGCAGAg GGTCaccaaaatgaagaaaacatccATTACGCAGCTTTAAAGGAACACAAGGTCAACAGATCTAGAAAACAGAAGGACAACACCAACACTGAATGCGTGTACTCAAGTGTAAAGCAGTAG
- the LOC128383415 gene encoding uncharacterized protein LOC128383415, whose translation MASPKVVFCLMCLSLGKMVQMTDLKFSSSVRQGKGFVSVNTGDSLTLQCFYEGDVARLYWYKQALGQKPRLVSTIYKYEGNGIFYDEFKNDPRFTLDTSLSKNHLTITDIRISDSATYYCVSSFTFILQFEEGIIISVKDSGLNIQALVHQSASESIQPGGSVTLNCTVHIGTCDDGEHSVYWFKNSEESHPGLIYTHGGRNDQCERNTNTQTHTCVYNLPMKSLNLSHAGTYYCAVALCGQILFGDGTKLDVVKVEDCLVWRGGFAIATILVVVLGILVCAMNKRNSSPCEGLPMWR comes from the exons ATGGCATCTCCaaaggttgttttttgtctgaTGTGTTTGTCCTTAGGGAAAATGG TTCAGATGACTGATCTGAAATTCTCTTCATCTGTTCGCCAAGGGAAAGGTTTTGTGTCTGTTAATACTGGGGACAGCTTGACGTTGCAATGTTTCTATGAAGGTGATGTTGCAAGGCTTTACTGGTATAAGCAGGCACTAGGGCAGAAACCAAGGCTAGTCTCCACCATCTATAAGTACGAAGGAAATGGCATTTTCTATGATGAATTTAAGAACGATCCACGCTTCACACTAGATACTAGCCTCAGTAAAAATCACTTGACTATCACAGATATACGCATTTCAGACTCAGCTACTTACTACTGCGTAAGTAgcttcacatttattttacaatttgaGGAGGGAATAATTATCAGTGTAAAGGATTCAGGTTTAAACATCCAAGCTTTGGTGCATCAGTCAGCATCTGAGAGCATCCAGCCAGGaggctctgtgactctgaactgtacagtacacatTGGGACCTGTGATGATGGAGAACACAGTGTTTACTGGTTCAAAAACTCTGAAGAATCTCATCCaggactcatttacacacatggaggcaggaatgatcagtgtgagaggaacaccaacacacaaacccacacctGTGTCTACAACTTGccgatgaagagtctgaatctTTCTCATGCTGGGACCTACTACTGTGCTGTTGCCTTATGTGGACAGATACTGTTTGGAGACGGGACCAAGCTGGACGTTGTCA AAGTGGAGGATTGTCTTGTCTGGCGCGGGGGTTTCGCCATCGCCACCATCCTAGTTGTTGTACTGGGTATCTTAGTATGTGCAATGAACAAAAGGAACAGCTCTCCTTGTGAAG GATTACCAATGTGGAGATAA